From the genome of Bacteroidales bacterium:
ATGGTGGCCATACCGATGAGGTGTTTGGCTTTATTGTTAGGATAGGTGCAGCTTTTGATGAATTCGTAAACCTGATCGGTGGTGGCATCGGCAAGCGTAGCAGGATTCGGGAACCGGTCGAAGAGAGCCGGTGTAATCATGTTTACACGTTTGTCAGTACATTGCGCCGATAGTATTACTGCTACAAGCAGTTGGTAGGGGGTATAATATCTCAGCTCGGTTTCGGGCTCAGGCTCGTGCTGCGAAAAATATTCGATAAACTGCGTGTATCTCTCTTTTTTTGTCAATGCAATTGTTTTTTTACAAAAATAGAAAAGCCACCTGGTATGGGTGGCTTTTGTTGAAAAATCTTTTCTCTGTGTCAGAGTTTTTTTAATTCAGCAGTAAGCTGAAGTTTCCTGTATTTTGTGTTTTTATTACAGATAAGGCTCTGGAATAATTCAAGATGTTGTTGATGGTACTTTGACTTGGCGAGACTTTCAGTTTGGCAACATATCTTTTAACACGCATGACTGTATTGAATTTTTTGGAAAGGTTCTCATCAGCCTCAATCATGTTTCGATACCTGTTGTCGCCGGAAAACTCCGGGTCACTATAAGCAAAGAACATCAAATCGTTAAGAGTAAAAGGATTCTGCATAGGCTATTTTGTTGATGATTAAATCAGTGAACAAAATAGCAAACGAACCACGCGCGCGCTTTATTACATGCCCCGGGAATTACTTAGTAAGGATCACATTCTTTTCTTTTATGAGCTTGCGCAGATTGATCAGTGCATAGCGCATACGTCCCAAAGCAGTGTTGATACTCACATCGGTTTGCTCTGCAATATCTTTAAAACTCATCTCTGAATAGTGGCGCATAAAGAGCACCTCCTTTTGTTCAGGCGGAAGGTATTCGATCAGTTTACGCACATCTTCGTGTATTTGTTCGGTTATCATCCGGTCTTCTACACTGGGATCGGTAAAGCGAATGGTGTCGAAAATATCGAAATTATCTTTGTCGTTTTCAACGGTAGGCAGGCGCTTCGACTTACGGAAATGGTCGATGATGAGGTTGTGAGCAATACGCATCACCCACTGGATAAATTTCCCTTCCTCTCTGTAAGCACCCGATTTTATGGTGTTGATAACTTTGATAAACGTATCCTGAAAAATGTCATCAGCTAACTGTTTATCTTTTACCACCATCAGAATGTAGGCAAACACCCTGTTTTGGTGGCGTTGGATTAACTTTTCAAGGCTGTACTGATTACCTTCCAAAAATTGACAAATTAAGTCCTTATCACTTGGAAATTGAGCTTTCATACGGATCTCCTTTTTATGTTTGTTTCACAAGCGTAATTTTTTTTCGATAATCTGTCTCCTATTTTTTGTTAATAATTTATTTAATGGTCAATCAATGCTTTTGAAAAGTTGGTGCAAATATAGACAAATATTAACACCACCAAATTTTCTTTTACTTTTGTTGCCTTATAAATCGGCAATTTTGTGGGTGTTCAGCATTCAAGAATTATGCCATGAAACGGTAAAACAAATTCCATGTCAATTGATAATATCGAAACCTTAGACCCGCATAAATTTATCCTCATCAAAGGTGCCCGTGTGCACAACCTGAAGAACATTGATGTTGCCATCGCACGCAATCGATTGGTTGTAATTACCGGCTTGTCGGGTTCCGGAAAGTCATCGTTGGCTTTCGACACCTTGTATGCCGAAGGCCAGCGGCGTTATGTGGAGAGTCTGAGCGCCTACGCACGGCAGTTTTTGGGACGCATGCAAAAGCCCGAAGTCGATTACATCAAGGGTATTTCGCCCGCCATTGCCATCGAACAAAAGGTGAATTCGCGCAATCCGCGCTCAACTGTGGGTACTTCTACCGAGATTTACGAATATCTCAAACTACTTTTTGCACGTATCGGGCATACAATTTCTCCGGTGTCGGGGCAGGAGGTGGTGCGTCATTCGGTAACGGATGTTGTAAACTTCGTAGTGTCTCTGCCCGCCGATTCCCGTGTGCTCATCACCAGTTGTATCACCAGCGCCGGTACCCGTAAATTGCCTGACCAGCTTACAGTTCTTTTGCAGCAAGGCTTTACACGTTTGCTCGTCAATCAGGAAATTATCCGCATCGAAGACATTATTAAAAATCCAAAACTTGCCGAAGGAAATGCTGATGAGATAGAGGTGGTGGTGGATCGGTTGGTGGTAACCGATGAAGATGATCTGCGCTCGCGTGTGGCCGATTCTGTTCAGATTGCTTTTTACGAAGGCAAGGGGCGCTGCTACGTAAAAGTGTATGATGGCGACAAGCTGACCTCGCATGAGTTTTCCAATAAATTTGAGCTCGACGAAATTACTTTCGAAGAGCCCTCGGAGAATCTTTTTAGTTTTAATAATCCCTTTGGGGCTTGTAAACGTTGCGAGGGGTTTGGCAGCGTGATAGGCATCGACGAAGATTTGGTAATCCCTAACAAAAGTCTTTCGGTGTATGTGGGGGCAGTGGCTCCCTGGAAAGGTGAGAAGATGGGGCAATGGCGCGAATGGTTTGTTATGGCTGCGCCGAAGTTTAAATTTCCGGTGCACAAGCCTTACAACCAGCTCACGCAGGAGCAACGTAACCTGTTGTGGACGGGCAACAAACACTTTGAAGGCATTGATGAGTTTTTTAAACAGGTACAAGAACAGACCTATAAAATTCAGTACCGCGTGATGCTTTCGCGCTATCGCGGTAAAACCATCTGCCCGGATTGTCGCGGTACACGCTTGCGCAAAGACGCCCAATATGTCAGGGTGGATGACCATTCCATCACCGACTTGGTGCTGATGCCATTGGATAAACTTTTGAGGTTTTTTGAAGACATTCATATTTCCGACTACGAGATGGGTGTGGCGCGACGGCTTTTATTAGAAATCAAAAACCGTCTTGGATTTCTGTGTGATGTGGGTCTGGGTTATCTCACTCTAAACCGTTTGTCGTCCTCGCTCTCGGGAGGAGAATCGCAGCGCATCAACCTGGCCACTTCGCTCGGTAGCAGCCTGGTGGGATCGATGTACATCCTCGACGAGCCCAGCATCGGACTTCATCCGCGCGATACAGAGCGCCTGATAATGGTGCTCAAACGTTTGAAACAACTTGGCAATACCGTGATAGTGGTAGAGCACGACGAGCACATTATGCGGCAAGCCGATCAAATCATCGATATTGGTCCACTGGCTGGTGTTCATGGGGGAGAGGTGGTATTTTCGGGAACGCTCGCCGAGCTGTTGCAAAGTGGTAAGAGCCTTACGGCAAAATATCTGACTGGTACGCTGGAGGTTCCGGTGCCGGCAATACGGCGTAAATCGAACGACTACATAGAGGCCACCGGATGCCGCGAAAATAACCTCAAAGATATTTCTGTAAAGATACCTTTGAATGTTTTTACGGTGATAACGGGTGTTAGCGGCTCGGGAAAATCGTCGCTGGTGCGGCAGATTTTACATCCTGCCATCAAAAGGCATCTCGGAGGATATTCTGAAAAAACCGGAAAATACGACGTGTTGCAGGGCGATCTCAAGCGCATAGAGGCGGTAGAGTTTGTCGACCAGAATCCTATCGGGCGCTCCTCGCGATCTAACCCTGCCACTTACGTAAAAGCTTACGACGAAATCAGGGCGCTTTACGCAAGTCAACAACTGGCAAAGGTGCGCGGTTACAAACCGGGTTTCTTTTCTTTTAATGTTGAGGGCGGTCGCTGCGAAGAATGCGAAGGCGAAGGTGTGGTAAAGATAGAGATGCAGTTTATGGCCGACATCTATCTCACCTGCGAAGCCTGCGGCGGCAAGCGTTTCAAAGATGAAGTTCTGGATGTAAAATTCAAAGACAAAAATATCGCCGACATCCTCGACATGACCATCAATCAGGCAGTCGACTTTTTTGGCATCGACAACGTCAAAGCTTCGGCTACCGAAAAACGTATCATGAGCCGGCTGCAGCCATTACAGGATGTTGGGTTGGGATA
Proteins encoded in this window:
- a CDS encoding sigma-70 family RNA polymerase sigma factor; translated protein: MKAQFPSDKDLICQFLEGNQYSLEKLIQRHQNRVFAYILMVVKDKQLADDIFQDTFIKVINTIKSGAYREEGKFIQWVMRIAHNLIIDHFRKSKRLPTVENDKDNFDIFDTIRFTDPSVEDRMITEQIHEDVRKLIEYLPPEQKEVLFMRHYSEMSFKDIAEQTDVSINTALGRMRYALINLRKLIKEKNVILTK
- the uvrA gene encoding excinuclease ABC subunit UvrA — translated: MSIDNIETLDPHKFILIKGARVHNLKNIDVAIARNRLVVITGLSGSGKSSLAFDTLYAEGQRRYVESLSAYARQFLGRMQKPEVDYIKGISPAIAIEQKVNSRNPRSTVGTSTEIYEYLKLLFARIGHTISPVSGQEVVRHSVTDVVNFVVSLPADSRVLITSCITSAGTRKLPDQLTVLLQQGFTRLLVNQEIIRIEDIIKNPKLAEGNADEIEVVVDRLVVTDEDDLRSRVADSVQIAFYEGKGRCYVKVYDGDKLTSHEFSNKFELDEITFEEPSENLFSFNNPFGACKRCEGFGSVIGIDEDLVIPNKSLSVYVGAVAPWKGEKMGQWREWFVMAAPKFKFPVHKPYNQLTQEQRNLLWTGNKHFEGIDEFFKQVQEQTYKIQYRVMLSRYRGKTICPDCRGTRLRKDAQYVRVDDHSITDLVLMPLDKLLRFFEDIHISDYEMGVARRLLLEIKNRLGFLCDVGLGYLTLNRLSSSLSGGESQRINLATSLGSSLVGSMYILDEPSIGLHPRDTERLIMVLKRLKQLGNTVIVVEHDEHIMRQADQIIDIGPLAGVHGGEVVFSGTLAELLQSGKSLTAKYLTGTLEVPVPAIRRKSNDYIEATGCRENNLKDISVKIPLNVFTVITGVSGSGKSSLVRQILHPAIKRHLGGYSEKTGKYDVLQGDLKRIEAVEFVDQNPIGRSSRSNPATYVKAYDEIRALYASQQLAKVRGYKPGFFSFNVEGGRCEECEGEGVVKIEMQFMADIYLTCEACGGKRFKDEVLDVKFKDKNIADILDMTINQAVDFFGIDNVKASATEKRIMSRLQPLQDVGLGYLKLGQSSSTLSGGEAQRIKLASFLTKGAGESPTLFFFDEPTTGLHFHDISKLLEAFNALLENGHTIVVIEHNPEIIKSADHIIDLGPEGGDQGGYLVFEGTPEEIVKAEKSYTGQYLRDKIKS